Proteins co-encoded in one Dyadobacter sp. CECT 9275 genomic window:
- a CDS encoding response regulator — protein MNSKKVLIIDDDARNIFALTATLKSKSYSCISRPGAIEALELLKTDETINAILIDMMMPEMDGYEAIPLIKNIERRKNTPIFAVTAQAMVGDKERCLEAGADDYISKPIDVDKLLALLETV, from the coding sequence ATGAACTCAAAAAAAGTACTGATCATTGATGATGACGCCCGTAATATTTTTGCCCTGACCGCCACCCTTAAATCTAAGTCTTACAGCTGTATATCTCGCCCGGGAGCAATTGAAGCTTTGGAATTATTGAAAACGGATGAAACCATTAATGCCATCCTGATCGATATGATGATGCCTGAAATGGACGGTTATGAAGCCATTCCGTTGATAAAAAATATTGAAAGAAGGAAGAATACTCCCATATTTGCCGTTACCGCACAGGCTATGGTTGGAGATAAAGAAAGGTGCCTGGAAGCCGGTGCCGATGATTACATTTCCAAACCGATCGATGTAGATAAACTTCTGGCTCTTTTGGAAACCGTTTAA
- a CDS encoding THUMP domain-containing class I SAM-dependent RNA methyltransferase, with product MMFSFQSPASVTITCHKWHAPYLEKEVSELGFKPIQTFVTGVKIRATLNDCIRLNLNLNCASQVLYSLGTFKATNANAVYNYLARLEWENILPEEGYFSVTSNVRNPTISNSMFANVKVKDAIVDRIRNKKGIRPSTGSDLTGAVVHLYWNEEDAEIFLDTSGESLARHGYRKIPGKAPMLEALASSTILASKWDRKTPFINPMCGSGTLAIEAALLATNTKPGVHRADYAFMHLNGYDAEVYYNEMDLVENQIVEIVDQLIVATDHDEEAISNARKNAIAAGVADLIKFEVCDFRETYIPENGNGVVFMNPEYGERLGSSSELEETYREMGDFMKKKCGGYYGYIFTGNLDLAKKIGLKAKRRIEFFTGKIDCRLLEYELYAGSKAEKPVD from the coding sequence ATGATGTTTAGTTTTCAGTCGCCCGCGTCGGTTACCATTACCTGCCATAAATGGCATGCTCCTTATCTGGAAAAAGAAGTTTCCGAACTTGGTTTCAAGCCCATTCAGACCTTCGTAACAGGTGTCAAAATCAGGGCTACACTCAACGACTGCATCCGCCTGAATCTTAACCTGAACTGTGCGAGCCAGGTACTATATAGCCTGGGAACTTTTAAAGCAACCAACGCCAATGCGGTATATAATTATCTGGCCCGGCTGGAATGGGAAAATATCCTGCCAGAAGAAGGATATTTTTCAGTAACCAGTAATGTCCGTAATCCCACCATCAGTAACAGCATGTTTGCCAATGTGAAGGTGAAAGATGCTATCGTAGACCGGATACGCAATAAGAAAGGTATCAGGCCTTCCACGGGGTCGGATCTCACCGGCGCGGTTGTTCATCTTTACTGGAATGAAGAAGACGCTGAAATTTTCCTGGATACCTCCGGTGAATCGCTCGCAAGACACGGATACCGTAAAATACCCGGCAAAGCTCCCATGCTGGAAGCCCTGGCCTCTTCAACGATCCTGGCCAGTAAATGGGACAGGAAAACACCCTTCATAAATCCTATGTGTGGCTCCGGCACGCTTGCCATTGAAGCCGCACTGCTGGCCACCAATACCAAACCTGGTGTACACCGGGCCGACTACGCCTTCATGCACCTGAACGGCTATGATGCCGAGGTTTATTACAATGAAATGGATTTAGTTGAAAATCAAATAGTTGAAATAGTAGACCAATTGATTGTAGCTACGGATCACGACGAAGAGGCGATCTCCAATGCGCGTAAAAATGCAATAGCTGCCGGGGTGGCAGACCTCATAAAATTTGAAGTATGCGATTTTCGGGAGACATACATACCGGAAAATGGAAACGGAGTGGTTTTTATGAACCCTGAATATGGTGAACGACTCGGTTCCAGCAGCGAGTTAGAAGAAACATATCGTGAAATGGGCGATTTCATGAAAAAAAAATGCGGCGGTTATTATGGTTATATTTTCACCGGGAACCTGGATCTTGCCAAAAAAATAGGATTAAAAGCAAAGCGCCGAATAGAATTCTTTACGGGTAAAATTGACTGCCGCTTACTGGAATATGAGCTTTACGCAGGCAGCAAGGCAGAAAAACCGGTTGATTAG
- a CDS encoding DUF4199 domain-containing protein, which produces MKKNIMVCGLISGALLAGMMVASVTACYNNDNFEDNMVLGYAAMILSFSLIFVGVKNYRDKYQQGIISFGKAFRIGLYITLIASSVYVLVWLIDYYLFIPDFMDKYTAHVLRQSKADGATAAEMKAKAAEMMNFKEMYKNPFFVVLITFAEVVPIGLAVALVSAFILKRKQA; this is translated from the coding sequence ATGAAAAAAAATATCATGGTCTGCGGACTGATCAGCGGCGCCCTTCTCGCAGGTATGATGGTGGCGTCGGTAACGGCATGTTATAACAACGACAATTTTGAGGATAACATGGTGCTGGGCTACGCCGCCATGATCCTCTCTTTTTCGTTGATATTCGTAGGTGTGAAAAATTACCGCGACAAGTATCAGCAGGGTATCATCAGTTTTGGAAAGGCCTTCCGGATAGGGCTGTACATTACTCTGATTGCCTCCTCAGTGTACGTGCTGGTCTGGCTGATCGATTATTATCTGTTCATTCCGGATTTTATGGACAAGTACACCGCACACGTTCTGCGGCAAAGCAAAGCGGATGGAGCCACCGCTGCGGAAATGAAGGCCAAAGCTGCTGAGATGATGAATTTTAAAGAAATGTACAAAAATCCCTTTTTTGTTGTGCTGATTACTTTTGCCGAGGTTGTTCCGATTGGCCTGGCGGTTGCGCTGGTCAGTGCTTTTATTCTTAAGAGAAAACAGGCGTAA
- a CDS encoding NAD(P)/FAD-dependent oxidoreductase has product MKVVIIGGGFAGVNLSLALAKDRRFEITLVDKNNYNFFPPLIYQVATGFLEPSSISYPFRKLYRGKENVYYRLGELLEINPLENKVILSNGELSYDCLVIATGAETSFFGMENVKKNAIAMKTLDDAIEMRNKLLQQMEKASISDDEEDIRKRLTVVIAGGGPTGVELSGMFAEMRNGILRKEYPELVGKGSEIYLVDGGDALLSPMSLQSQKDTYDDLRKLGVRIRLKTRVTDFKDDAVVLSNGDTIKTKTLIWAAGVNARKFAGLPEESYGRANRMVADAFNKVNGTENVYAIGDTSLLLSDPAFPFGHPQVAQVAIQQGRNLAENLKALADGREQKPFIYKDKGSMAIIGRMKAVVDLPKPKVHFQGVIAWLAWLFIHLISLITYRNRVRTLYNWMIAYFTKDQSLRMIIKPTEKKIL; this is encoded by the coding sequence ATGAAAGTAGTCATTATAGGAGGAGGTTTTGCCGGGGTGAATTTATCCCTGGCACTCGCAAAAGACCGTCGGTTTGAGATTACCCTGGTTGATAAAAACAACTACAATTTTTTCCCTCCGCTCATTTATCAGGTGGCAACGGGCTTTCTGGAACCTTCCAGCATCAGTTATCCTTTCCGAAAACTTTACCGGGGAAAAGAGAATGTGTATTATCGCCTGGGCGAGTTACTGGAGATTAATCCCTTGGAAAACAAGGTTATACTGTCCAATGGTGAGCTGTCCTACGATTGTCTGGTTATTGCCACCGGGGCAGAAACGAGCTTTTTTGGTATGGAGAATGTGAAAAAGAATGCAATTGCCATGAAAACGCTCGACGATGCCATTGAAATGCGTAATAAATTGCTCCAGCAGATGGAAAAGGCAAGTATTTCAGACGATGAGGAGGATATCAGGAAGCGGCTGACGGTGGTGATCGCCGGTGGCGGGCCAACGGGTGTGGAATTATCGGGTATGTTTGCAGAAATGAGAAACGGAATCCTCAGAAAAGAGTATCCCGAACTGGTGGGTAAAGGAAGTGAGATATACCTGGTGGACGGAGGAGATGCCCTTTTATCTCCCATGAGTCTGCAATCCCAGAAAGATACCTACGACGATCTTCGGAAACTGGGCGTGCGAATCAGGCTGAAAACAAGAGTAACTGATTTCAAGGATGACGCCGTGGTACTTAGCAACGGGGATACCATCAAAACCAAGACGCTGATATGGGCTGCCGGTGTCAACGCCAGAAAGTTTGCCGGTTTGCCGGAAGAAAGTTATGGCCGTGCTAACCGCATGGTAGCCGACGCCTTCAATAAAGTGAACGGAACAGAAAATGTTTACGCAATAGGGGATACTTCCCTGTTACTTTCTGACCCCGCGTTCCCATTCGGGCACCCTCAGGTGGCTCAGGTGGCTATACAGCAGGGACGTAACCTCGCGGAAAATCTAAAAGCACTGGCTGACGGCAGGGAACAAAAACCATTTATTTATAAAGACAAAGGCTCCATGGCCATCATTGGACGTATGAAAGCTGTGGTTGACCTTCCTAAGCCTAAGGTACATTTTCAGGGTGTTATTGCATGGCTGGCCTGGTTATTTATCCACCTGATTTCGCTGATTACCTATCGTAACAGGGTCAGGACATTATACAACTGGATGATTGCGTACTTTACAAAAGACCAGTCGCTGAGGATGATCATCAAACCGACGGAGAAGAAAATCTTATAA
- a CDS encoding hybrid sensor histidine kinase/response regulator, which translates to MILIVDDRPENIIPLKKILELHHFLTDSATSGEEALRKILQNNYSVIILDVQMPGMDGFEVAETISGYSKAKDIPIIFLSAVNTEKKFITRGYESGGIDYLTKPVDPDILLLKVKSFFKLFEQKQELKATQAKLQQEIEIRKRAEKGLNERMQDLQFVLESLPQIAFTVGTDGRVEFANQHWFTYSDSVGTFPETHPDDESWDLWKKSFIAGVEYINEARLKDVRTGEYRYFLLKIIPIHQSGKVVRWVGTFTDINQQKMANEVLENKVAQRTSELLTKNSELETTNHELQQFAWVVSHDLKEPLRKIQTFNTLIRDKFLAGNEEAMSYLDRSIGASARMALLISDLLDYSRLSVSAQFQETSINDIFRELLEDFNETILEKQARIIVDPIPVIETIPSQIRQVFQNLISNALKFSRENIPPQITIRACLTEDKSIDSPPSATGNYCRISLSDNGIGFNEKFLDRIFVIFQRLNNLSAYEGTGIGLAIAKKIIDKHNGIITAQSTENEGATFIIILPVKQNQE; encoded by the coding sequence ATGATTCTAATAGTTGACGACAGACCTGAAAATATTATACCGCTCAAGAAAATACTGGAATTACATCATTTCCTTACCGACAGTGCCACATCGGGAGAGGAAGCACTAAGGAAAATTCTTCAGAACAACTATTCCGTCATTATCCTGGATGTACAAATGCCGGGAATGGACGGCTTCGAAGTGGCAGAAACCATTTCAGGCTATAGCAAAGCCAAGGATATCCCCATCATTTTTCTGTCAGCCGTCAATACCGAAAAAAAATTCATTACCCGAGGGTACGAATCTGGAGGAATTGATTACCTCACCAAACCGGTAGACCCTGACATACTGCTTTTGAAGGTCAAATCCTTCTTTAAATTATTCGAACAAAAGCAGGAGCTTAAGGCTACCCAAGCAAAGTTGCAACAGGAGATAGAAATTCGGAAAAGAGCCGAAAAAGGACTTAATGAACGGATGCAGGATCTTCAGTTCGTACTTGAATCCTTACCCCAGATCGCCTTCACCGTTGGTACCGACGGCCGGGTAGAATTTGCAAACCAACATTGGTTCACATACTCTGATAGTGTAGGGACGTTTCCTGAGACGCATCCCGATGACGAATCCTGGGATTTATGGAAAAAAAGTTTTATCGCTGGCGTGGAATATATCAACGAGGCCCGGCTCAAAGATGTCAGAACCGGAGAATACCGCTATTTCCTGCTTAAAATTATTCCGATACATCAGAGCGGTAAAGTGGTTCGCTGGGTAGGTACTTTTACGGACATTAACCAGCAAAAGATGGCCAACGAAGTACTGGAAAATAAAGTGGCGCAGCGTACCAGTGAACTTTTGACTAAAAATTCGGAACTCGAAACCACTAACCATGAACTGCAGCAGTTTGCATGGGTCGTATCACATGATCTCAAAGAACCACTTCGCAAGATCCAGACCTTTAATACGCTGATCAGAGATAAGTTCCTGGCGGGTAACGAAGAGGCTATGTCATATCTGGACAGATCAATAGGCGCTTCGGCCAGGATGGCCCTTTTGATCAGCGACCTGCTGGACTATTCGAGACTTTCCGTTTCCGCCCAATTTCAGGAAACCAGTATCAACGACATATTCAGAGAGTTACTGGAGGATTTTAATGAAACGATCCTGGAGAAGCAAGCCCGTATAATCGTTGATCCCATACCGGTAATTGAAACCATACCAAGCCAGATCAGACAGGTTTTCCAAAACCTGATCAGCAATGCGCTCAAATTCTCGAGGGAAAACATCCCACCCCAGATTACGATCCGGGCCTGTCTGACTGAGGATAAATCCATAGACTCCCCTCCGTCCGCTACGGGTAACTATTGCCGGATCAGCCTGAGTGATAACGGCATAGGTTTTAACGAAAAATTCCTGGACAGAATTTTTGTGATCTTTCAGAGGCTCAATAATCTCAGTGCCTATGAAGGAACCGGTATAGGACTAGCCATTGCAAAAAAAATAATTGATAAACATAACGGAATCATAACGGCTCAAAGTACTGAAAATGAAGGCGCTACCTTCATCATAATCCTACCTGTAAAGCAAAATCAAGAATAA
- a CDS encoding sugar phosphate isomerase/epimerase family protein produces the protein MIKFSFLPLVLLLLSFPSQSQHHSKKTVASKPAKDWQLGVAMYTFHTMSYPEALHTVDSAGLKVVEAMTFHRAGAALKDSAISKLSPSGIAKLRKMAEQKGIRIASVYIGGGKTVESWKKEFEIAKQLGAKFVTAEPPVSMWDSIDSLAGVYKMKVAIHEHWKGVSAYWHPDSVLAAIKDHPNFGACTDLGHWPKSGVDPVEGVKKLAGHIVCVHLKDIAEWNNPKLKDVRVGTGIVDFPAVFAELKRQGFKGNIYIERDAEIQPSNLPSVIETVNYYNTTLKKLK, from the coding sequence ATGATTAAGTTTTCATTCTTGCCCCTTGTGCTTTTACTTCTCAGTTTCCCCTCCCAAAGCCAGCATCATTCAAAAAAGACAGTAGCTTCCAAACCCGCAAAAGACTGGCAATTGGGTGTTGCCATGTATACCTTCCATACCATGTCCTACCCGGAAGCGCTGCATACAGTGGATAGCGCCGGATTAAAAGTGGTGGAGGCGATGACCTTTCACAGGGCAGGTGCCGCTCTTAAGGACAGTGCCATATCAAAACTATCGCCCTCTGGCATAGCTAAGCTTAGAAAAATGGCGGAGCAGAAAGGTATCAGGATTGCTTCGGTGTATATTGGCGGGGGAAAAACGGTGGAGTCGTGGAAGAAGGAATTTGAAATTGCAAAACAGCTTGGCGCGAAATTTGTAACCGCAGAACCGCCGGTCAGCATGTGGGACAGTATTGATAGCCTTGCGGGTGTTTACAAGATGAAAGTGGCTATCCATGAACATTGGAAAGGCGTAAGTGCTTACTGGCATCCCGACTCGGTGCTGGCGGCCATAAAGGACCATCCTAATTTCGGAGCCTGCACAGATCTGGGACATTGGCCAAAAAGCGGAGTGGATCCTGTTGAGGGTGTTAAAAAACTGGCAGGGCATATTGTGTGTGTACATTTAAAGGACATTGCGGAGTGGAACAACCCCAAGCTTAAGGATGTACGCGTCGGAACGGGAATTGTAGACTTTCCTGCGGTGTTTGCTGAACTCAAAAGGCAGGGCTTCAAAGGAAATATTTATATTGAACGTGATGCGGAAATTCAGCCCAGTAACTTACCCTCTGTCATTGAAACGGTTAATTATTATAATACCACTTTGAAAAAGCTGAAATAG
- a CDS encoding chemotaxis protein CheB, which yields MEENSMITPKCEAVVIGGSAGSLAVLFEILPKLKQDHDFALIIVLHRKYNAESSLSELLGSKTLNTLTEIEDKDPIIPGNIYLAPADYHVLIENNRIFSLDHSEKVNFSRPSLDVTFESAAQVYGRSLIGVLLSGANDDGTKGLHAVKHYGGMTIVQDPQSAQMPMMPQYAIDHENIDKILDVANLIIFLNTL from the coding sequence ATGGAAGAAAATAGTATGATTACGCCAAAGTGTGAAGCCGTTGTAATTGGTGGGTCCGCGGGCAGCCTTGCCGTGCTGTTTGAAATTCTCCCCAAATTAAAGCAGGATCACGATTTCGCACTGATCATCGTGCTGCATCGCAAATACAATGCAGAGTCCTCACTATCCGAACTTCTGGGCTCTAAAACGCTGAACACACTGACAGAAATAGAAGACAAAGATCCGATTATTCCGGGCAACATCTACCTTGCGCCGGCAGACTATCACGTCCTCATCGAAAACAACCGCATATTCTCCCTGGATCATTCGGAAAAGGTGAATTTTAGCCGACCAAGCCTGGACGTTACTTTTGAATCTGCCGCACAGGTATATGGCCGGAGCCTCATTGGCGTGCTTTTATCTGGTGCAAATGACGACGGTACCAAAGGCCTGCATGCAGTGAAGCATTACGGCGGGATGACCATTGTACAGGACCCGCAAAGTGCCCAAATGCCTATGATGCCGCAATATGCCATAGATCATGAAAATATCGACAAAATCCTGGATGTTGCGAATCTGATCATTTTCCTCAATACCCTTTGA
- a CDS encoding CheR family methyltransferase, whose product MIEEEEIDILLDDVFRLYGYDFTSYARASLKRRINRIFTLNKFPSFAELRYKVCKDEDYLKYFVEEITVNVTEMFRDPSFYQALRNDILPILGTKPFIRIWHAGCSTGEEVYSMAILLKEAGLLRKSLIYATDLNPSVLEKVRKAIFPLNQMKQYSENYMESGGQLDFSVYYTANYGQAKLNDELSEKIIISTHNLVSDSSFNEFDLILCRNVLIYFNKDLQDRVLKLFDDSLSSLGYLALGSKETLKFSAVQNRFKQLNREKIWKKIV is encoded by the coding sequence ATGATTGAGGAGGAAGAAATAGACATACTACTGGACGATGTATTCAGGCTTTACGGGTATGACTTTACCAGTTATGCGCGTGCTTCACTGAAACGGCGTATCAACAGGATCTTTACGCTCAATAAATTCCCCAGCTTTGCGGAGCTGCGGTACAAGGTCTGTAAGGATGAAGATTATCTTAAATACTTTGTAGAAGAAATTACCGTAAACGTAACAGAAATGTTCCGTGACCCGTCGTTCTACCAGGCGCTGCGAAATGACATTCTTCCCATCCTGGGAACCAAGCCTTTTATACGAATATGGCATGCGGGCTGCTCAACCGGTGAGGAGGTCTATTCTATGGCCATACTCCTGAAAGAAGCCGGACTGCTGAGAAAATCGCTGATTTATGCTACGGACCTTAACCCTTCAGTTCTGGAGAAAGTCAGAAAAGCCATATTTCCTTTGAACCAAATGAAACAGTATTCCGAAAACTATATGGAATCTGGTGGGCAGCTTGACTTTTCGGTTTATTACACAGCCAATTACGGCCAGGCCAAACTGAATGATGAACTGTCCGAAAAAATTATCATTTCAACACATAACCTGGTTTCCGATAGTTCTTTTAATGAATTCGATCTTATACTTTGCCGGAATGTACTGATCTATTTTAACAAGGACCTTCAGGATCGGGTGCTTAAGCTCTTCGATGACAGCCTCTCTTCCCTGGGCTACCTGGCTTTGGGATCCAAAGAAACGCTGAAATTTTCAGCTGTTCAGAACAGGTTTAAACAGCTGAACCGAGAAAAAATATGGAAGAAAATAGTATGA
- a CDS encoding response regulator — protein MTKKASQNIIKQLKVVFAASVVLLLTSLIASLYSTRQLIKNSELVNHTHEVLLEAENIMSHLKDAETGQRGYLITMNPSFLEPYEGSYSRVTKAYNNLVRLTLDNKLQQKTLVPMKERYEARYAQMQRVIDIAKKDPALTKNTELRSREMLFGKKIMDDLRLMINEVKDEENRMLQSRLSEQQTYIVYTPFFMIVAAVISILITIVSFLRIKQDIDKRIEKEREAEELYTQTKNRINLMEGVTRQIASGNYNIRSKDTLDDELGRISSALNTMAGELEKTFTDLEKRNWLQTGTLHVSEAMRGERILERLSANLMNSLTSYLNAPLGTLYIIDNDYHYKLTAAYANSDAPRYVYAGNGLAGQAIESKQLLIVNNLPENYVHITSTLGTTHPRTVMIIPLIYAHECIGVIEIGLLNEPSELEIQFIKDNQEAIAIGLNAALDYSRLQNFLEETQAQAEELQAQHNELENLNSELEAQSQKLQASDEELRVQQEELQQTNEELEERSTLLEEKNMEIQSKARELEITTRYKSEFLANMSHELRTPLNSILLLSRLLAENDEKNLSADQIEYASVINSSGNGLLGLIDEILDLSKIEAGKMELEYTNVDLKEVSRGLQAMFSPVAREKGIELNFHLEPSVKSVVETDKMRLEQVIKNLLSNALKFTSKGSVTMDIRNSPTRPDFIEFVVKDTGIGIAPEKQMLIFEAFQQADGSTKRKYGGTGLGLSISRELVKLLGGEIHLKSEINQGSEFTLFLPVRKSVSHHHPVQNFMTNYTDISENTGTEDALKYISSVVPESIPDDRNAILETDKTILIVEDDTFFAKSLLDYTRKKGYKGIVAVRGDEGLQLAEEFKPIGILLDLQLPILSGWEVMDRLKENPATRHIPVHIMSSHRMKNESLLKGAVDFIDKPVAPDRMKEIFEKIEYVISRKSKKVLIVEDNSKHASALAYFLGTFNINSELKDNISDGLQALRENEVDCVILDMGVPDQQAYQMLEEVKKTPDFEHIPIIIFTGKSLSINEEYRIKQYADSIILKTAHSYQRMLDEVSLFLHVVEENKKPASTKGDYRKLGALGDILNNKTVLVADDDVRNIFSLTKSLENYKMNVITALDGKEALEKLKQTPEIDVVLLDMMMPQMDGYETARQIRANPVWKTLPVIAVTAKAMTGDREKCINAGASDYITKPVDIDQLVSLLRVWLYEK, from the coding sequence ATGACAAAGAAAGCTTCCCAGAACATCATTAAACAACTCAAAGTAGTATTTGCTGCGTCGGTCGTGCTGCTGCTTACCAGCCTTATTGCATCGCTTTACAGTACCCGGCAGCTGATCAAGAATTCCGAACTCGTTAACCACACCCACGAAGTGTTACTGGAGGCCGAAAATATCATGTCACATCTGAAAGATGCCGAAACGGGTCAGCGCGGATACCTTATTACCATGAACCCCTCCTTTCTGGAGCCTTATGAAGGATCCTATTCCCGCGTAACCAAAGCATACAACAATCTGGTGCGACTGACCCTGGACAATAAGTTGCAGCAGAAAACACTGGTTCCCATGAAGGAAAGATACGAGGCCAGATATGCCCAGATGCAGCGGGTTATTGATATTGCCAAGAAAGATCCTGCATTGACGAAGAACACAGAACTTCGGAGCAGGGAAATGCTTTTCGGAAAAAAAATAATGGATGACCTGCGGTTGATGATCAATGAAGTCAAAGATGAAGAAAACCGAATGCTTCAGAGCAGGCTCAGCGAACAGCAGACCTACATTGTGTACACTCCATTTTTCATGATCGTTGCGGCCGTTATCTCCATACTGATCACGATTGTTTCTTTCCTGAGGATCAAACAGGATATTGACAAAAGAATTGAAAAAGAACGTGAGGCAGAGGAACTCTATACCCAAACCAAAAACCGGATTAATCTGATGGAAGGTGTTACCAGACAGATTGCCTCCGGAAATTACAACATAAGGAGTAAGGATACGCTGGACGATGAGCTCGGAAGGATTTCCAGCGCGCTCAATACCATGGCAGGAGAATTGGAAAAAACCTTTACAGATCTTGAAAAACGTAACTGGCTGCAAACGGGTACTCTTCACGTGAGTGAGGCCATGCGGGGTGAAAGAATCCTGGAACGCCTGTCCGCCAACCTGATGAATTCTCTTACATCCTATTTAAATGCGCCATTAGGGACTTTATATATCATTGACAATGACTATCACTACAAGCTAACGGCGGCGTATGCCAACAGCGATGCCCCGCGGTATGTATACGCAGGTAATGGCCTGGCGGGACAGGCCATCGAAAGCAAACAACTGCTGATTGTCAACAATTTGCCTGAAAATTATGTACATATCACATCCACCCTTGGTACTACCCACCCTCGTACGGTGATGATTATACCGTTAATTTACGCTCATGAATGCATCGGGGTCATCGAAATAGGTTTATTGAACGAACCGTCTGAGCTGGAAATACAGTTTATAAAAGATAATCAGGAAGCTATAGCCATTGGTTTAAACGCTGCTCTGGATTACTCGAGATTACAGAATTTCCTGGAAGAAACGCAGGCGCAGGCCGAGGAGCTTCAGGCGCAGCACAATGAGCTGGAAAACCTCAATTCTGAACTGGAGGCACAATCTCAAAAGCTACAGGCTTCTGATGAAGAATTACGGGTACAACAGGAGGAACTTCAGCAAACCAACGAAGAGCTGGAAGAAAGAAGTACGCTACTGGAAGAGAAAAACATGGAAATCCAGAGCAAGGCAAGAGAGCTGGAAATAACCACCCGCTACAAATCTGAATTCCTGGCCAATATGTCACATGAACTCAGAACGCCGCTTAACTCCATATTGCTCCTGAGCAGGCTGCTCGCCGAAAATGACGAAAAGAACCTTTCGGCTGACCAGATCGAATATGCATCGGTTATTAACTCCTCGGGAAACGGACTGCTGGGGCTTATCGATGAAATCCTTGACCTTTCCAAGATAGAAGCAGGAAAGATGGAACTTGAATATACCAATGTTGACCTGAAAGAAGTGAGCAGGGGTTTGCAGGCCATGTTTTCGCCAGTTGCCAGGGAAAAGGGTATTGAACTGAATTTCCATCTCGAGCCCTCCGTAAAATCCGTTGTGGAGACAGACAAGATGCGGCTGGAACAGGTGATTAAGAACCTGCTGTCAAACGCCCTTAAATTCACCTCCAAGGGATCAGTCACCATGGATATCCGCAACAGCCCAACGCGTCCCGATTTTATCGAGTTTGTTGTAAAGGATACAGGTATAGGTATTGCTCCTGAAAAGCAAATGCTGATTTTCGAGGCCTTTCAACAAGCCGACGGTTCAACGAAGAGAAAATACGGCGGTACGGGACTTGGCCTCTCCATCAGCAGGGAGTTGGTTAAATTACTCGGAGGCGAAATTCATCTGAAAAGTGAAATCAACCAAGGCAGCGAATTTACCTTGTTTTTACCGGTCCGCAAGTCGGTAAGCCACCATCATCCGGTTCAGAATTTCATGACTAACTACACCGATATCAGCGAAAATACCGGAACAGAAGATGCATTGAAATACATCAGCTCGGTAGTACCTGAAAGTATCCCTGATGACCGTAACGCGATCTTGGAAACGGATAAAACGATCCTCATTGTTGAAGACGATACCTTCTTCGCTAAATCATTGCTGGATTATACCAGGAAAAAAGGTTACAAGGGTATTGTAGCTGTCCGTGGTGACGAAGGCTTGCAGCTGGCGGAAGAATTTAAGCCAATAGGAATCCTGCTTGACCTGCAGCTGCCGATACTGAGCGGCTGGGAAGTAATGGATAGGCTGAAGGAAAATCCTGCTACCCGGCATATACCGGTACATATTATGTCGTCGCACCGCATGAAAAATGAAAGTTTGCTGAAAGGTGCCGTTGATTTTATTGACAAACCTGTGGCGCCTGATCGTATGAAAGAAATATTTGAGAAAATTGAATATGTCATAAGCCGTAAGTCCAAGAAAGTCCTGATCGTTGAAGATAACTCAAAGCATGCCAGCGCACTGGCTTATTTCCTTGGTACTTTCAACATTAATTCGGAGCTAAAGGATAATATATCAGATGGATTGCAGGCGCTTCGGGAAAACGAAGTGGACTGTGTGATCCTGGATATGGGCGTCCCCGACCAGCAAGCGTACCAAATGCTCGAGGAAGTCAAAAAGACACCTGATTTTGAGCATATACCCATTATCATTTTCACGGGTAAAAGTCTGTCTATCAATGAAGAATACCGGATCAAACAATATGCCGATTCGATCATTTTAAAAACGGCGCACTCCTATCAGCGTATGCTGGACGAAGTCTCCCTGTTTTTACATGTAGTTGAAGAAAATAAAAAGCCAGCAAGTACCAAAGGCGACTACCGCAAGCTGGGCGCTCTGGGGGATATCCTGAACAACAAAACAGTGTTGGTGGCGGATGATGATGTGCGTAATATTTTCTCTCTGACCAAATCGTTGGAAAACTATAAAATGAACGTTATTACGGCCCTGGATGGCAAGGAAGCTCTTGAAAAATTAAAACAAACTCCTGAAATTGACGTAGTACTGCTGGATATGATGATGCCACAAATGGACGGCTACGAAACAGCCCGGCAGATCAGAGCCAACCCCGTATGGAAAACCTTGCCTGTCATTGCGGTAACAGCCAAGGCTATGACCGGCGACAGGGAAAAGTGTATTAATGCAGGCGCTTCTGACTATATTACCAAACCAGTAGATATTGACCAACTGGTCTCACTTTTAAGGGTCTGGCTCTATGAAAAATAA